AGGCAAGTGCCGTCATTTTTCCTTTCTGAGAAAACCCAGGAACACGCCACAAGTCCCATCGTTATAGATGACAGTGACTTAAGTTTCACTTACCATACATCAAGGGGTCCCAATTGGGACCCCTCTCCCGTTTAGAGAGATTCTTTTTTTAAAACATGGGGATGTTTATCCATCCAGGCCAGGAATTCAAGGTCCCCGGCCAAAAGATCATAGTGACGCAAATTCTCCGGCCGGACCCATTCTATGCGTTGAAAGGCTTTATTTTGTATCCTGCCGGCAAAGGAGAGGATTTGAAAAAAATGGAGGGTGATGATTTCCCGGTGTTTGTATTGGTAGGGATAGGACACGATTTTGTTGACCCCGGTCACATGGATGGCGAGTTCTTCCGTCAGTTCGCGGATAAGGGCCTCTTCGGGTGTTTCACCTGCTTCTGCTTTTCCACCCGGGAATTCCCATTTCAAAGGATGGGGATCCCGGGGCAGACGCCGGCAAAGGAGAATTAAACCATCGGCCATAAGTATGCCTGCAGAAACATGTATCATGAAGTTTTCTTCCGCCTGAAAATCATGAGGTTTTCAAAACGTCCCTCTTCCCCCCTTATCAGATTTTTTACATTGCTCCGATGAGTCCACACGATGAAAAAAGGGATGATGATACTGAAAATCAACAACCACCGGCTGATCTCGTATCCCAGAAAATAGAGCACAATGTGAATCAGCCCGAAAAGACTCACCGCCAGCATGGAAGCCACGGAGACATAGCCGGTGAGAAGGGTGGTGAGGATAAAAACCAGGGCACATATCAGGACGATAAGCGGTGCAATGGCCAAAACCATCCCTGTGGCGGTGGCTACCCCCTTGCCGCCCCGGAATCCTCCAAAAACCGTAAATGTATGTCCCAAAATGGCACTGACACCTGCCAAAATCATGAGTCCCACCGGATCTCCACTCCCCAGCCGTGAAATCCAGTAGGCCGAGGCAAATCCCTTGAACATATCCAACAAAAGGGTCACAATCCCTGCAGCCACTCCCAACTGACGAAAGACATTTGTCGCCCCCATGTTGCCGCTTCCCAGGGTCCGGATATCCACCCCCTTCAGGATGTAACCCATGATCAGGGCCGTGGGAAAAGATCCGGCCAGATAAGACAAGACAATCACCCAAACATGATTCATGATTCATCTCCCTTCTCGTCTGGAGTCTTGAGAGAATCCGTCCCCCTGTCGGGATTCAGATCCTGGTGGACTGTCAGGCGCTTCTTTCCGGGAAAGGGCATCCTCGGTGGTGAAACCATCCCCCCGGAGATCAACATTTTCAATCCTTCTTCAATGGTCAGCCTGGTATCCACCGCATCCTCCCAGG
This window of the Candidatus Neomarinimicrobiota bacterium genome carries:
- the plsY gene encoding glycerol-3-phosphate 1-O-acyltransferase PlsY, which codes for MNHVWVIVLSYLAGSFPTALIMGYILKGVDIRTLGSGNMGATNVFRQLGVAAGIVTLLLDMFKGFASAYWISRLGSGDPVGLMILAGVSAILGHTFTVFGGFRGGKGVATATGMVLAIAPLIVLICALVFILTTLLTGYVSVASMLAVSLFGLIHIVLYFLGYEISRWLLIFSIIIPFFIVWTHRSNVKNLIRGEEGRFENLMIFRRKKTS
- a CDS encoding (deoxy)nucleoside triphosphate pyrophosphohydrolase; amino-acid sequence: MIHVSAGILMADGLILLCRRLPRDPHPLKWEFPGGKAEAGETPEEALIRELTEELAIHVTGVNKIVSYPYQYKHREIITLHFFQILSFAGRIQNKAFQRIEWVRPENLRHYDLLAGDLEFLAWMDKHPHVLKKESL